The Rheinheimera mangrovi genome contains the following window.
TTTTTTATGAGCAAAACCTGTTGTTACTTCATATCCGCAATAATAGCCTGCAAGCCTTTCAGTGAAGCTTCCACACTTTGCATCGGTGTCATACCTTGAGGGTAAGATTCCTGTTCCACCACCAGCCATTGAGTGCCACCTATAGTTTTATTGGCGGTGATTAAGGCTTTCCAGTCAGTTGTGTCTTTGCCAATAATTGGATCTTCAGTATTACCTGGCTCTGGCGCCGAAGCTTTGTAGTGAGTGGTGATAGTACGGCCCGGATAAGCTTTGACAAAATCCACCGGATCTTTGCCTGCTACTTCAGTCCAGCCGACATCTTGCTGCAAAATCACTTTGCTATTGGTGTTTTTGCCAATTACATCCCATGGGGTTTTGCCCATTTCACCGAGCATTTCAGGTTTGTGGTTGTGATAACCGACATGCATGCCATGTGGCGTCAGTTTTTCCTGCACTGCGGCTAAATCAGCGGCCACAGCTTTGGCACCTTCGACGGTAAAAGCACGCTGATCCATTGGAATAATTAAATAATGGCAATCTATGGCTTTGTAAAAAGCCACTGTGGCGTCAAGTTGCTCCGGGCTAAGCTTTTCAAAAGGCACATGAGCGCCTGAAGCTTTTAAGCCAAGTGTGTTTAAAAAAGCTTTTAAACCAGCAGGGTCATTGGCATATTTGCCAAAAAAGCCTGCAAACTCAACACCATCAAAACCCATAGCGGCGAGTTTAGTTAGTGTGCCTTCAAAGTCGGCTTGCATCGCATCTTTGACTGACCATAACTGCACACTCAATTGAGGTGTTGTGGCAGAAACTGGCGCTGTATCGGCATAGCTGAAGCCTGCCGCAGTGCTTGCTAAAATCAGGCTGAGTACCTGTGCGGTTTTTGTCAGTTTTTTCTTTAAAAAAAGCATAACCCTGTCCTTTTTATTGTCATTGGAAGCGGTTTCAGAGTGCTTGATTTTAGCTTATAGATCAATGCTAAATGCGTTAGTTGGCAGGTTCTTGGCGGATTAAACTACTGGATGAAATAAATGGGCTGCAGTAATGCAGCCCAATGCATAAAATTAACCGGATTTAGCCTTTAATCTGACCAGTAAACTGGCTAGTGCAGCTGCAGTGGCCAGGCTGATGACGCCAGTCCAGCCAAACTGCGAAAGTGCTGTACTGCCAAGTGCTGAACCTGCAGCCATACCAATAAATACAGAGGTAAACAACAGCGCATTTAAGCGGCCTCGGGCCGGAGGCTCCAGTCCATACACCAGAGTTTGATTAGCGATAAGTGCAGCCTGTACACCTAAATCAAAACCTATAGCGCTCAGCAGGATCAAGGCGATCTGGCCAATCACTGGCAGAAGTGGTAGTAAAAACATAGCAGCGAAAGATAAAGCCACCAAAGCCGCTGCAAATTGAGTGACACGCTCCGGCCCCTGTTTATCAGCGATAGCACCAGCCAAAGGCGCAGCTAAAGCCCCTGCAGCTCCTGCTAAACCAAAGGCACCAGCCACTGCGCTGCCAAATTGGAAGTCTGTGTGTAGCATCACCGCCAAAGTTGACCAAAAAGCGCTGAAGGCGACAGACAATAAACCCTGGGATAAAGCAGCACGGCGCAAATTGGTATATTTGGTCCAGAGCCCGGCCATAGATTTCAACAGCGCCGGATAACTCAGTTGGGTGTCGGCAGCAAAATCAGGCAATAACCACCAGAGCCGAAAACCAATCAGCAGAATACTCAGAGCTGCCAGTTCGTACATAAAACGCCAGCCGTAATACTCGCCAACAGTGCCACTTAAT
Protein-coding sequences here:
- a CDS encoding sugar phosphate isomerase/epimerase family protein yields the protein MLFLKKKLTKTAQVLSLILASTAAGFSYADTAPVSATTPQLSVQLWSVKDAMQADFEGTLTKLAAMGFDGVEFAGFFGKYANDPAGLKAFLNTLGLKASGAHVPFEKLSPEQLDATVAFYKAIDCHYLIIPMDQRAFTVEGAKAVAADLAAVQEKLTPHGMHVGYHNHKPEMLGEMGKTPWDVIGKNTNSKVILQQDVGWTEVAGKDPVDFVKAYPGRTITTHYKASAPEPGNTEDPIIGKDTTDWKALITANKTIGGTQWLVVEQESYPQGMTPMQSVEASLKGLQAIIADMK
- a CDS encoding MFS transporter, producing MSAQDVLHSAEIKPLSRQTIFTLATGAGLSVATIYYNQPLLGLMAQDLQASVSRTGFVPTFTQIGYALGILLLVPLGDKFNRRYIILLKSLLLSLALLICSLMPAVEGLLLASLAIGILATMAQDIVPATAALAPAEHRGRTVGTVMTGLLTGILLSRVLSGTVGEYYGWRFMYELAALSILLIGFRLWWLLPDFAADTQLSYPALLKSMAGLWTKYTNLRRAALSQGLLSVAFSAFWSTLAVMLHTDFQFGSAVAGAFGLAGAAGALAAPLAGAIADKQGPERVTQFAAALVALSFAAMFLLPLLPVIGQIALILLSAIGFDLGVQAALIANQTLVYGLEPPARGRLNALLFTSVFIGMAAGSALGSTALSQFGWTGVISLATAAALASLLVRLKAKSG